From a single Pseudophryne corroboree isolate aPseCor3 chromosome 6, aPseCor3.hap2, whole genome shotgun sequence genomic region:
- the LOC134936069 gene encoding zinc finger protein 84-like — translation MMSLTGERSHLCSECDKSFTCKSHLITHQRSHTGEKPHLCSECDKIFICKSHLLVHQRSHTGEKPFTCSECSKCFSHKLSLVIHQRIHTGEKPFECSECSKCFSQKSHLVIHQRSHTGEKPYECPECSKCFSQKSELVAHQRSHTGEKPFTCSECSKCFSQKSELVIHQRIHTGEKPFTCSECSKCFSRKSLLIMHQRSHTGEKPFTCSKCSKCFSQKLSLVIHQRIHRGEKPFTCSECSKCFSQKSHLVIHQRSHTGEKPYECPECSKCFSQKSELVAHQRSHTGEKPFTCSECSKCFSQKSELVIHQRSHTGEKPFKCSECSKCFSKKSYLAIHQRSHTGEKPFKCSECSKCFSHKSNLVRHQRVHTGEKSFTCSECKKGFSQKSYLVIHQWSHTGEKPFTCSECSKCFTRKKTLSNHMQSHSEGLNAACVS, via the coding sequence ATGATGAGTCTCACAGGAGAGAGATCACATCTGTGCTCCGAGTGTGACAAAAGCTTTACCTGTAAATCACATCTTatcacacatcagaggagtcacacaggagagaaaccacatctgtgctctgagtgtgacaaaaTCTTTATATGTAAATCACATCTTCtcgtacatcagaggagtcacacaggagaaaaaccattcacatgttctgagtgcagcaagtgtttttcccataagttatctcttgttatacatcagaggattcacacaggagagaaaccatttgaatgttctgaatgcagcaagtgtttttcccagaagtcacatcttgttatacatcagaggagtcacacaggagagaaaccttaTGAATgtcctgaatgcagcaagtgtttttcccagaagtcagagcttgttgctcatcagaggagtcacacaggagagaaaccttttacatgttctgaatgcagcaagtgtttttcccagaagtcagagcttgttatacatcagaggattcacacaggagagaaaccatttacatgttctgaatgcagcaagtgtttttccaggAAATCACTTCTTATTatgcatcagaggagtcacacaggagagaaaccatttacatgctctaaatgcagcaagtgtttttcccaaaagttatctcttgttatacatcagaggattcacagaggagagaaaccatttacatgttctgaatgcagcaagtgtttttcccagaagtcacatcttgttatacatcagaggagtcacacaggagagaaaccttaTGAATgtcctgaatgcagcaagtgtttttcccagaagtcagagcttgttgctcatcagaggagtcacacaggagagaaaccttttacatgttctgaatgcagcaagtgtttttcccagaagtcagagcttgttatacatcagaggagtcacacaggagagaaaccatttaaatgttctgaatgcagcaagtgtttttccaagAAGTCATATCTtgctatacatcagaggagtcacacaggagagaaaccatttaaatgttctgaatgcagcaagtgtttttcccataagtcaaatcttgttagacatcagagagttcacacaggagagaaatcatttacatgttctgaatgtaagaagggtttttcccagaagtcatatcttgttatacatcagtggagtcacacaggagagaaaccatttacatgttctgaatgtagcaagtgttttactaGAAAGAAAACACTCAGTAATCACATGCAGAGTCACTCTGAGGGCCTGAATGCAGCTTGTGTATCATAA